A genomic window from Struthio camelus isolate bStrCam1 chromosome 2, bStrCam1.hap1, whole genome shotgun sequence includes:
- the LOC104137828 gene encoding carboxymethylenebutenolidase homolog isoform X1 — protein sequence MADAFFYDSGERSQYRCLGEEIQIEHIKAYICKPSFFTDKAVIVIHDIFGWLFPDTRYIVDLVALQGYIAICPDFLKGKEPWKTTDHWADFADWMKDHDPMKVDREADVVLKYLKEQCGAKKIGIVGFSWGGMAVHHLMLKNPQLNAGVSLYGIIRDSEERYNLLNPTFFIFGEKDHTISYDQITLLEEKLKQYCKVAYKIKVYPGQVHGFAQLKPEDMKPQDKPYIEEARQDMIDWIKMYI from the exons ATGGCTGATGCTTTCTTCTATGATAGTGGAGAAAGATCTCAATATAGGTGCCTCGGGGAGGAAATACAGATTGAGCACATCAAGGCATATATTTGTAAACCATCTTTCTTCACGGACAAAGCTGTGATTGTGATTCACGATATATTTGGATGGCTGTTCCCAGACACTAGATACATAGTTGACTTGGTTGCCCTTCAGGGATACAT AGCCATCTGCCCAGACTTCCTCAAGGGGAAAGAGCCTTGGAAAACTACTGATCATTGGGCTGACTTTGCTGACTGGATGAAAGATCATGATCCTATGAAAGTAGACAG GGAAGCTGATGTTGTCTTGAAGTATCTAAAGGAACAATGCGGTGCAAAGAAGATTGGTATCGTTGGGTTTTCCTGGGGTGGAATGGCAGTACATCACTTGATGCTGAAAAATCCTCAATTAAACGCGGGGGTGTCCCTCTATG GAATAATTAGGGACTCCGAAGAAAGATACAATTTACTAAATCCCACGTTTTTCATTTTTGGTGAGAAAGACCACACTATTTCTTATGATCAG ATCACCTTACTGGAGGAAAAGTTGAAACAGTACTGTAAAGTTGCATATAAAATTAAAGTTTATCCTGGACAAGTTCATGGGTTTGCACAGTTGAAGCCAGAAGATATGAAACCTCAGGATAAACCTTATATTGAAGAAGCTAGACAGGATATGATTGATTGGATCAAAATGTATATTTGA
- the LOC104137828 gene encoding carboxymethylenebutenolidase homolog isoform X2, translating into MADAFFYDSGERSQYRCLGEEIQIEHIKAYICKPSFFTDKAVIVIHDIFGWLFPDTRYIVDLVALQGYIAICPDFLKGKEPWKTTDHWADFADWMKDHDPMKVDREADVVLKYLKEQCGAKKIGIIRDSEERYNLLNPTFFIFGEKDHTISYDQITLLEEKLKQYCKVAYKIKVYPGQVHGFAQLKPEDMKPQDKPYIEEARQDMIDWIKMYI; encoded by the exons ATGGCTGATGCTTTCTTCTATGATAGTGGAGAAAGATCTCAATATAGGTGCCTCGGGGAGGAAATACAGATTGAGCACATCAAGGCATATATTTGTAAACCATCTTTCTTCACGGACAAAGCTGTGATTGTGATTCACGATATATTTGGATGGCTGTTCCCAGACACTAGATACATAGTTGACTTGGTTGCCCTTCAGGGATACAT AGCCATCTGCCCAGACTTCCTCAAGGGGAAAGAGCCTTGGAAAACTACTGATCATTGGGCTGACTTTGCTGACTGGATGAAAGATCATGATCCTATGAAAGTAGACAG GGAAGCTGATGTTGTCTTGAAGTATCTAAAGGAACAATGCGGTGCAAAGAAGATTG GAATAATTAGGGACTCCGAAGAAAGATACAATTTACTAAATCCCACGTTTTTCATTTTTGGTGAGAAAGACCACACTATTTCTTATGATCAG ATCACCTTACTGGAGGAAAAGTTGAAACAGTACTGTAAAGTTGCATATAAAATTAAAGTTTATCCTGGACAAGTTCATGGGTTTGCACAGTTGAAGCCAGAAGATATGAAACCTCAGGATAAACCTTATATTGAAGAAGCTAGACAGGATATGATTGATTGGATCAAAATGTATATTTGA